A genomic segment from Candidatus Brocadia sinica JPN1 encodes:
- a CDS encoding DUF6754 domain-containing protein, protein MSVVKKFFFIAGIILIVFFSPRIIFAQSPLFLIPPTEFMAFDTPNDAGETVSLTWPASPNDAPDVFYVIYIDKDKNGAFEKEAIRIKSNTSYRTSVPEIYGYKKRNGDYHYVQIIPRKVFNEETLDKKQVYYFKLAMVAGDTKITLDTIASASARGNWLHTKKINNFVIMIILSAIILYFIVHARRNPNMFLRKISGLDAVDEALGRATEMGKPVLFVHGLTGMGSISTIAAISILGRIARKIADYDANLKVVNNDPIVMSVSQEVVKESYLEAGRPDAYNSDNVFLVASEQFPYVAAVGGIMTREKPAANFFVGYFYAEALILAETGASTGAIQIAGTDAYTQLPFFITTCDYTLIGEELYAASAYLSREPMLMGTLRAQDVGKGLLIIILLLGTLLASFGVTYITHLFEAF, encoded by the coding sequence ATGTCAGTCGTCAAGAAATTTTTTTTTATTGCCGGTATTATTCTTATCGTATTTTTCTCACCTCGTATAATCTTTGCACAATCGCCACTTTTCCTCATACCCCCGACAGAGTTCATGGCCTTTGATACACCGAATGATGCCGGGGAAACCGTATCACTGACGTGGCCTGCATCTCCCAATGACGCTCCTGATGTTTTTTATGTGATTTACATCGATAAAGATAAAAATGGCGCCTTTGAAAAGGAGGCCATTCGTATAAAGTCAAATACCAGCTATCGGACAAGCGTCCCTGAAATTTACGGCTATAAAAAGAGGAATGGCGACTATCACTATGTTCAAATAATCCCCAGAAAGGTTTTCAATGAGGAAACTCTTGACAAAAAGCAGGTCTATTATTTCAAACTGGCGATGGTGGCAGGTGATACGAAAATTACCCTGGATACCATCGCCTCTGCTTCGGCACGCGGTAATTGGTTACACACAAAAAAGATAAACAATTTTGTAATTATGATCATACTCTCAGCAATTATTCTCTATTTTATTGTGCACGCACGGCGAAATCCCAATATGTTTCTGAGGAAGATCAGTGGTTTGGATGCCGTGGATGAGGCCCTGGGACGCGCCACAGAGATGGGTAAACCCGTGCTTTTTGTTCATGGACTAACCGGCATGGGAAGCATATCGACTATTGCAGCAATAAGTATTCTCGGTAGAATCGCGCGAAAGATCGCAGACTATGATGCCAACCTGAAGGTCGTTAATAATGACCCCATTGTGATGTCTGTGAGTCAAGAGGTAGTGAAGGAATCGTACCTGGAGGCAGGGCGTCCCGATGCCTATAATTCTGATAACGTCTTTCTGGTGGCATCCGAACAGTTTCCTTATGTGGCGGCAGTGGGTGGTATTATGACCAGGGAAAAACCAGCTGCCAATTTTTTTGTAGGATACTTCTATGCCGAAGCCCTGATTCTGGCGGAAACAGGCGCTTCTACAGGGGCAATCCAGATTGCCGGTACTGATGCCTATACCCAGCTGCCCTTCTTTATTACCACCTGTGACTACACCCTGATTGGAGAGGAACTTTACGCCGCCAGTGCTTATTTATCAAGGGAACCCATGCTCATGGGGACGCTCAGGGCACAGGATGTGGGAAAGGGACTCCTTATTATTATATTACTATTGGGCACCTTGCTGGCCAGTTTTGGGG
- the floA gene encoding flotillin-like protein FloA (flotillin-like protein involved in membrane lipid rafts), with protein MQYLPVLMISASISIFLSVLLFLFLSICGFILFKFGWLYIKAVTSDAHMSLLQMISMTLRKVDVRSIVEYRIMAKKAGIDIVPSSLEAHSLAGGNINHVVRSLIAAQKAGIRLGFDLACALDLAGRDVFDAVKICINPKVIDCPDPAKGCTTLDTITKDGIQLKVKARITIRTDIERLVGGVTEETIVARVGEGIITIVGSLETYKKVIESPDLISRLVMEKRLDSDTAFQILSINIVNITVGDNINAKLQADQAETDKRIAQADAEKRRGMAIAREQEMKVLTEENIAKILAAEAEVPKAIAQAFREGNLGVMDYYHLKNIQADTEMKASSALKSGIPPPI; from the coding sequence ATGCAATATTTGCCAGTTCTTATGATATCTGCAAGCATCTCGATATTTTTATCCGTTTTGCTCTTTTTGTTCCTAAGTATATGTGGATTTATCCTTTTTAAATTTGGATGGCTCTATATCAAGGCCGTTACGTCAGATGCCCACATGTCCCTCTTGCAAATGATCAGTATGACCCTTCGGAAAGTTGATGTGCGATCTATTGTGGAATATCGCATCATGGCAAAGAAAGCAGGAATCGACATCGTTCCATCATCTCTTGAGGCGCATTCTCTGGCAGGGGGAAATATAAACCATGTTGTTCGTTCTCTTATTGCTGCACAGAAGGCAGGCATTAGGCTTGGTTTTGACCTTGCCTGTGCACTGGATCTTGCAGGAAGAGATGTATTTGATGCCGTAAAAATCTGTATTAACCCAAAGGTGATCGATTGTCCTGACCCTGCGAAAGGTTGTACCACCTTAGATACAATCACAAAAGACGGCATCCAGCTGAAGGTAAAGGCGCGCATAACCATCCGCACTGATATAGAAAGGCTTGTAGGAGGAGTTACAGAGGAAACCATCGTTGCCCGCGTTGGTGAAGGAATTATAACAATCGTTGGTTCACTTGAAACGTACAAAAAAGTTATCGAAAGCCCCGATCTGATATCCAGGCTTGTCATGGAAAAGAGACTCGATAGTGATACAGCCTTTCAGATCCTTTCGATTAATATTGTCAATATTACTGTGGGTGACAACATCAATGCGAAACTACAAGCCGACCAGGCTGAAACAGATAAACGTATAGCACAGGCGGATGCCGAGAAACGGCGAGGAATGGCCATTGCGAGAGAACAAGAGATGAAGGTGCTTACAGAAGAAAATATAGCTAAAATACTTGCGGCTGAGGCCGAAGTGCCAAAGGCCATTGCCCAGGCATTTCGTGAGGGGAATCTTGGTGTTATGGATTACTATCATCTGAAAAATATACAGGCCGATACCGAAATGAAGGCATCTTCGGCTTTAAAATCCGGGATTCCACCACCAATATAA
- a CDS encoding bifunctional folylpolyglutamate synthase/dihydrofolate synthase: MNKKNNPAFQSYEEALSFLYKAIDYEKLINYQYNASTFSLERMKKLLAYAGNPHRELPCIHITGTKGKGSTAIMISTILEHAGLTTGLFTSPHLIDIKERIQINHKKISAPEFTSILNDLRPYIQHLRETELSASPTFFEMLTAAGMLYFKKKRVEMAVLEVGLGGRLDSTNVILPQVAIITNVGLDHTAILGNTLSSIAFEKAGIIKQHVPVVSGVEAPEALPVIEKACREKDAPLYLLGRDIWVEEVRSFDRNGTRGLICKIKTWRHTYHDIVLPLVGIHQAQNCALVLGALEVMRCRNYISISDDVIREALASLYCPARIEIFSKNPSIILDFAHTVDSMRFLKKTLLENFKFHKLILILGFSQDKDLDNILKEIVWEGDCIVVTRSRNPRAAEPDDLYRRIEKLCGKRSKILDNVRDAVASAKQIASQDDLICITGSAYLAGEARQSLDLQ; the protein is encoded by the coding sequence GTGAACAAAAAAAATAACCCTGCTTTTCAGTCGTACGAAGAGGCCTTGTCCTTTCTATACAAGGCAATCGATTATGAAAAGCTGATCAATTATCAGTATAATGCATCGACATTCAGTCTGGAGAGGATGAAAAAACTGCTTGCGTATGCAGGGAATCCCCACAGAGAACTGCCTTGCATTCACATTACCGGAACAAAGGGGAAGGGGTCTACGGCCATTATGATATCAACCATCCTGGAACATGCTGGCCTGACAACTGGACTTTTTACATCCCCGCATCTGATCGATATAAAAGAACGTATTCAGATAAACCACAAAAAGATATCTGCCCCTGAATTTACCAGTATCCTCAATGACCTCCGTCCCTACATTCAACACTTGCGGGAAACGGAATTATCTGCATCTCCCACTTTTTTTGAAATGCTTACTGCAGCAGGCATGCTCTACTTCAAAAAGAAGCGGGTAGAGATGGCGGTTCTGGAAGTAGGATTGGGTGGACGTCTTGACTCCACGAATGTGATACTACCGCAGGTAGCAATCATTACCAATGTTGGCCTTGATCACACGGCTATTCTGGGTAACACCCTTTCAAGTATTGCATTTGAAAAGGCTGGAATAATCAAGCAGCATGTCCCTGTTGTTTCTGGTGTAGAAGCCCCTGAAGCCCTTCCAGTAATAGAGAAGGCATGCAGGGAGAAAGATGCTCCATTATACCTTTTAGGCCGGGATATATGGGTTGAAGAGGTGCGAAGTTTTGATAGGAATGGAACAAGGGGCTTGATATGTAAAATAAAAACCTGGCGGCATACTTACCACGATATTGTTCTTCCCCTTGTAGGTATTCATCAGGCACAAAATTGTGCCCTGGTTTTGGGTGCGCTAGAGGTTATGAGGTGCCGAAATTATATTTCAATCAGCGATGATGTCATTCGGGAAGCCCTTGCTTCTCTCTACTGCCCGGCAAGGATCGAAATCTTCTCAAAGAATCCATCCATTATACTGGATTTCGCTCATACGGTTGATTCCATGCGATTCCTGAAAAAGACCTTACTGGAAAATTTCAAATTTCATAAATTAATCTTAATCCTGGGATTTTCGCAGGATAAGGATTTAGACAATATTTTGAAGGAAATTGTATGGGAGGGAGATTGTATTGTGGTAACCAGGAGCAGAAATCCTCGTGCCGCCGAGCCCGATGATTTGTACCGGAGGATAGAAAAATTGTGTGGTAAACGATCAAAAATATTAGATAATGTTCGAGATGCCGTAGCATCCGCAAAACAGATCGCTTCGCAGGACGATTTGATCTGCATTACCGGTTCTGCCTATTTGGCTGGAGAAGCCAGACAATCATTAGATTTACAATAA
- a CDS encoding response regulator — protein sequence MMNSKILFATNRVEKYGNVSGYLEKKGGFSVIIANDGNEVLRHLDNHVPDFAILDVNLPVLDGFQLCKIMKSAVFRQCETVPVILLSETYGTYMASQLARSVGAYSILHAPFATEDLLLLIHNKLVHGRGTADNAGSLKYKAKVMIVNDDSDVVKQFEHRMGQEGYDVFVEEDAGRVIHAVEIGRPRILFLDCNMPKLNGPEILRWIKGRMPETIVIVMTDRGSEFLAIELMKAGANDYIISPFDIKSVSAICEDSFKKYDMDLTIKRLGEIELKLHSMVEGMVDGVILVDTHGKTTRVNGAGKEMLRYLDINRTDDGSLVSLNSVGIKEIYHEIFSKKQPYVSFEIHTKGDNEKHFVVVASPVNGVGGEKTGVIIVLRDVTREYQLQEQIIRSERLYAVSNLVAGAAHELNNPLAGIQLCTDLVLNDPSISEKAKKYLNRVQKEAEQIQSVIKSLLTLTGNYTLSKERVNTNEIIEEIVAQKANQFDYVAIKVAKLLDEKLPLVFVDKHQMRRVFLNIIENACTSMAGVRNERCLTIQTEGCKDTVKIMISDTGPGIPEEYLTKIFEPFFTAKNIKYAKGTGLGLSIAHSIVHQHNGRIYAKSKLGTGATFVIELPVP from the coding sequence ATGATGAATTCCAAAATATTATTTGCAACTAACAGAGTAGAAAAATACGGAAACGTGTCCGGATATTTAGAAAAAAAAGGGGGTTTTAGCGTAATTATCGCAAACGATGGGAATGAAGTATTAAGACATCTTGATAATCATGTTCCTGATTTTGCTATTTTGGATGTGAATTTACCGGTACTTGATGGATTTCAGTTGTGCAAAATAATGAAATCTGCTGTGTTCAGGCAATGTGAAACAGTTCCCGTTATTCTTTTATCGGAAACTTACGGAACTTATATGGCATCTCAATTGGCCAGATCTGTCGGCGCTTATAGTATCCTCCATGCACCTTTTGCAACGGAGGATTTGTTGCTCTTGATTCATAACAAATTAGTTCATGGAAGGGGTACTGCAGATAATGCCGGGTCTTTAAAATATAAAGCAAAGGTAATGATAGTAAATGACGACTCCGATGTCGTGAAACAATTTGAACATCGCATGGGTCAGGAAGGGTATGATGTCTTCGTTGAAGAGGATGCAGGAAGGGTGATTCATGCAGTGGAAATTGGAAGACCTCGCATTTTGTTTTTGGATTGTAATATGCCAAAATTAAATGGGCCGGAAATACTCAGGTGGATAAAGGGACGTATGCCTGAGACAATTGTTATTGTAATGACAGACCGTGGCTCTGAATTCTTGGCAATTGAATTGATGAAAGCGGGCGCAAATGACTATATCATATCACCCTTCGATATCAAAAGTGTTTCGGCCATTTGTGAAGATTCCTTTAAAAAATATGATATGGATCTTACCATAAAACGTCTGGGTGAGATAGAGTTAAAACTGCACTCTATGGTGGAGGGAATGGTCGATGGCGTCATACTGGTGGATACGCATGGTAAGACAACCCGGGTGAATGGGGCGGGAAAGGAAATGCTCAGGTATTTAGATATCAACAGGACTGATGATGGATCTCTCGTGAGCCTTAATAGTGTTGGTATCAAAGAGATTTATCATGAAATATTCTCGAAAAAACAACCATATGTTTCCTTTGAAATACATACGAAAGGAGATAATGAAAAACACTTTGTCGTCGTTGCCTCACCGGTAAACGGTGTTGGAGGGGAAAAGACAGGTGTTATTATTGTGCTAAGGGACGTTACGCGAGAGTATCAATTGCAGGAGCAGATCATAAGATCCGAAAGGCTCTATGCCGTGAGTAATTTGGTGGCAGGGGCTGCCCATGAGTTAAACAATCCGTTGGCAGGCATTCAGCTTTGCACTGACCTTGTATTAAATGACCCTTCGATTAGTGAAAAGGCAAAGAAGTATTTAAACAGGGTACAAAAAGAGGCTGAACAAATACAAAGTGTCATAAAAAGTCTGCTGACCCTTACAGGAAATTATACCCTGTCAAAAGAGCGGGTTAATACAAACGAGATTATCGAGGAAATCGTTGCACAAAAGGCCAACCAGTTTGACTATGTCGCTATTAAGGTCGCCAAATTGCTGGATGAGAAATTACCTTTGGTTTTTGTGGACAAGCATCAAATGCGGAGGGTATTCCTGAATATAATAGAAAATGCGTGTACTTCTATGGCAGGAGTGAGGAATGAGAGATGTTTAACCATCCAGACGGAAGGATGTAAAGATACAGTAAAAATTATGATATCAGACACAGGTCCGGGAATACCTGAAGAATATCTCACTAAGATATTTGAACCATTTTTTACTGCAAAAAATATTAAATATGCCAAGGGAACCGGATTAGGTCTGTCTATTGCCCATAGCATTGTTCATCAGCATAATGGCAGGATTTATGCCAAAAGCAAGTTGGGTACTGGTGCAACGTTCGTGATTGAATTGCCGGTACCATAG
- a CDS encoding FAD-binding protein, protein MIYHEAIVVGGGLAGLRAAIELNRNNVRVAIISKVHPIRSHSVAAQGGINASLGNHPRGLYDNWEKHAFDTVKGSDYLADQDAVIRMTKEAAERIYEMEHWGCPFSRTSEGKIAQRPFGGAGFPRTCYAADKTGHALLHTLYQQIIKFKQAAERKEITIYEEWLVTDLVVEDGICVGVIALDIVSGRLEAFQSGAVIFATGGAGRIYGRSTNALINTGMGMAIPYWTGVPLKDMEFIQFHPTTLLGKNILITEGCRGEGGYLLNNKGERFLEKYNDSKKDMEVAPRDIISRNIMYEIMAGGGFDNSYVHLDLTHLGEEKIAKRLPGIRDASMEFVGVDPVTAPIPIQPGQHYTMGGIDCNTECETSIKGFYAAGEAACVSVHGANRLGGNSLLDTIVFGAIAGSNAARYVQDLESRKGESASYDALKRAEQRVDVLCKSEGNEVPVDIKVALNRVMDNKVGIFREASKLKDALHEVKVLQERYKRIKLNYAGKRVNLGLVWALELKGSLDVAEAVIAGALAREESRGSHFRTDFPKRDDTGLLKHTLAYFTPEGVKLGYKPVNIGTFKPKERKY, encoded by the coding sequence ATGATTTACCATGAAGCCATTGTGGTAGGCGGAGGCCTGGCGGGTCTGCGGGCAGCCATTGAGCTTAATCGTAACAATGTCAGGGTTGCCATTATCTCAAAGGTACATCCTATTCGGTCACACTCTGTTGCTGCACAAGGAGGGATTAATGCTTCGTTGGGGAATCATCCGCGCGGTCTTTATGATAATTGGGAAAAACATGCCTTTGATACGGTAAAGGGAAGTGATTACCTTGCAGATCAGGATGCTGTTATCCGCATGACTAAAGAGGCGGCAGAACGCATCTATGAGATGGAACACTGGGGTTGTCCCTTCAGCCGTACCTCTGAAGGGAAGATTGCACAGAGGCCTTTCGGTGGTGCTGGCTTTCCCCGTACCTGTTATGCTGCCGACAAAACCGGACATGCCCTTTTGCATACCTTATATCAGCAAATCATTAAATTTAAACAAGCAGCCGAGCGGAAAGAGATAACAATTTACGAAGAATGGTTGGTAACGGATCTTGTAGTTGAAGATGGAATCTGTGTAGGTGTGATAGCCCTGGATATTGTGAGCGGGCGATTGGAAGCATTTCAATCAGGGGCGGTAATCTTTGCTACGGGAGGTGCAGGTCGTATTTACGGAAGAAGCACCAATGCCTTGATCAATACCGGTATGGGTATGGCCATCCCATATTGGACAGGTGTACCACTGAAGGATATGGAGTTTATACAATTCCACCCAACCACCCTTTTGGGCAAAAACATCCTGATTACGGAAGGATGTCGTGGAGAGGGTGGTTATTTGTTGAATAATAAGGGCGAAAGATTTCTGGAGAAGTATAACGATTCGAAGAAGGATATGGAAGTGGCCCCACGGGATATTATTTCAAGAAATATCATGTATGAAATTATGGCAGGCGGTGGTTTTGACAACAGCTATGTCCATCTTGATTTAACACATTTGGGAGAAGAAAAGATTGCCAAAAGATTGCCTGGTATACGGGATGCTTCTATGGAATTTGTCGGGGTAGACCCTGTTACAGCCCCGATTCCCATTCAGCCTGGCCAGCACTATACCATGGGTGGCATTGATTGTAATACCGAGTGTGAAACGTCCATAAAAGGATTTTATGCGGCCGGTGAGGCTGCCTGTGTGAGTGTGCATGGCGCCAATCGGTTGGGTGGGAATTCATTGCTGGATACTATTGTCTTTGGCGCTATTGCAGGTAGCAATGCTGCCAGGTATGTGCAGGATTTGGAAAGTAGAAAGGGTGAGAGCGCATCCTACGATGCCTTAAAACGTGCAGAACAGAGAGTCGATGTCTTATGTAAATCAGAGGGGAATGAGGTCCCCGTCGATATAAAAGTAGCCCTCAACAGAGTTATGGATAATAAGGTGGGCATCTTCCGTGAGGCTTCTAAACTGAAAGACGCCCTTCACGAAGTTAAGGTGTTACAAGAAAGATACAAACGAATTAAACTGAATTATGCGGGCAAACGGGTCAATCTTGGTCTTGTGTGGGCATTGGAACTCAAAGGAAGTCTGGATGTGGCAGAGGCTGTTATTGCAGGTGCATTGGCCCGTGAGGAAAGCCGTGGCTCACATTTCCGTACTGATTTTCCCAAAAGAGACGATACGGGCTTGCTGAAACATACGTTGGCATATTTTACACCTGAAGGCGTAAAGTTGGGCTACAAACCGGTAAACATCGGCACCTTCAAGCCTAAGGAAAGAAAGTATTAA
- the sdhC gene encoding succinate dehydrogenase, cytochrome b556 subunit, with translation MNIQSLKESFKDLVKNRNPGMYAFWVHRITGVTVTLFLFLHIWTLSAVFRGKDAYDYAISKFDTKAGYLFQYVLLLAVALHLLNGIRITVADFWGITRSQKKLLWISLFVFLLIAAVGVTTVLL, from the coding sequence ATGAACATTCAAAGTTTAAAGGAAAGTTTTAAAGACCTGGTTAAAAATAGAAATCCTGGCATGTATGCCTTCTGGGTTCATCGGATTACTGGTGTCACGGTTACATTGTTTCTCTTTTTACATATCTGGACATTGAGCGCTGTCTTTCGGGGCAAAGATGCTTATGATTATGCGATCAGCAAGTTTGATACAAAGGCCGGTTACCTGTTTCAGTATGTGTTGCTTCTCGCAGTGGCCTTACACTTGTTGAATGGAATAAGAATTACCGTTGCTGATTTTTGGGGCATTACCCGAAGTCAAAAGAAATTACTGTGGATATCGCTCTTCGTTTTCCTCTTAATTGCTGCAGTTGGGGTTACTACGGTGCTTTTGTAA
- the pyrE gene encoding orotate phosphoribosyltransferase → MNLIKAEKRLLEILLVKSFKYSEEPIFKLVSGRMSNYYINCKTTTLDPEAMLLIGHLFYNKVKALHINAIGGLTLGADPIAFATAMVSGMQDDAINAFVVRKKAKEHGLMKWIEGNVREGDKVVIVDDVVTTGQSTIEAIDRARESNLNVIKAVALVDRQEGGRENIERKKIPFESIFTRDDLMNLYKKR, encoded by the coding sequence ATGAATCTGATTAAAGCGGAAAAGCGATTACTGGAGATACTCCTTGTGAAATCCTTTAAATACAGTGAAGAGCCTATTTTTAAATTAGTGTCAGGAAGGATGAGTAACTATTATATTAATTGCAAGACAACAACCTTAGATCCCGAGGCCATGCTGTTGATCGGACATCTCTTTTATAACAAGGTCAAAGCACTTCATATTAATGCCATCGGGGGACTGACCCTTGGCGCCGATCCAATTGCCTTTGCTACGGCCATGGTAAGCGGTATGCAGGACGATGCCATTAATGCTTTTGTTGTACGGAAAAAAGCGAAAGAGCATGGATTGATGAAGTGGATTGAAGGTAACGTCCGGGAAGGTGACAAGGTGGTGATTGTGGATGATGTGGTGACCACAGGTCAATCTACAATAGAAGCTATTGATCGGGCGCGGGAGTCTAACTTGAACGTTATCAAGGCCGTTGCCCTGGTAGATCGCCAGGAAGGTGGGAGAGAAAATATTGAGAGAAAAAAGATTCCTTTTGAATCCATCTTTACGAGAGATGATTTAATGAATCTGTATAAAAAAAGATAA